A section of the Rhipicephalus sanguineus isolate Rsan-2018 chromosome 11, BIME_Rsan_1.4, whole genome shotgun sequence genome encodes:
- the LOC119373911 gene encoding uncharacterized protein LOC119373911 isoform X3 translates to MRIWPEGPTFYQIEQVTFMSRDYSCAVVMTTLIGTHVVIAPIRWYELRVRNSSLVTGPRLECLREFKNVLYPRRLVYSPDCQRILAYAPLADMQSK, encoded by the exons ATGCGCATTTGGCCTGAAG GCCCAACCTTTTACCAGATTGAGCAGGTGACCTTTATGTCTCGTGACTACAGCTGCGCAGTGGTTATGACGACGTTGATTGGTACACATGTCGTCATCG CTCCCATCCGCTGGTACGAACTTCGTGTGCGAAATTCTTCCCTTGTCACGGGACCTCGCCTAGAGTGTTTGCGGGAATTCAAGAATGTGCTGTACCCGAGGCGCCTTGTTTACTCGCCGGACTGCCAGAGAATTCTTGCCTATGCCCCACTGGCGGACATGCAATCTAAATGA